From Drosophila yakuba strain Tai18E2 chromosome 2L, Prin_Dyak_Tai18E2_2.1, whole genome shotgun sequence, one genomic window encodes:
- the LOC6527049 gene encoding sodium/hydrogen exchanger 7 isoform X7 has protein sequence MSHGDVDPELEMTSPHWMHREAESCPRMHTIWRLERWRSSMLLLIGLALCVLRAPGCSATDTDIALDAKATLNHRIQSLDLLVFVFLLALTVLTIWLFKHHRVSWLHETGLAVIYGLIVGAIIRYAGTSATLVHMQVEPQGVPTYSDKLPPDTLWFRYPVNQTNSTKLPEGIKTYAYVFRGQVHDVDENEIDLKATFDPEVFFNIILPPIIFYAGYSLKKKYFFRNLGAILTFAIVGTTLSAFLIGGFMYGCVKLMPNYLSSSFSFLDTLYFGALISPTDPLTILAIFNDLRVDVNLYALVLGESVLNDAVAIVLSGAIQNYGEHYSDTGEFETTAFLRSLSDFFSIFLLSLMIGAAMGCLTALMTKFTRVRDFPLLESALFVLMSYSTFLLAEATELTGVVAVLFCGICQAHYTYNNLSEDSRQRTKQIFELLNFLAENFIFSYIGVSMFTFPKHHFDAGFIITAFICAAIGRAVNVYPLSWLLNIRRKPKISSNFQHMLFFAGLRGAMSFALAIRNTVSDARQTMLTATSLIVIFTVVIQGGAANFLLNWLKIPVGVDDETEQLNNYQVHSVYNSMDNSHPQTSDGYLQDVEGGGVGRGKVRLSGGTDSNLDTSVDGPNGSLGGASSGRRRNSHEKAILARIWGNFDTKYMKPLLTHSRPTLLETLPVCCNPIARLLTTTQQLTQDGSEFRRVDSDSDICIDNDTGNGLSQDATGAVPGSGVGVGRRNSLSRVGGDHRNAYI, from the exons ATGTCCCACGGCGATGTGGACCCAGAGTTAGAGATGACATCGCCCCACTGGATGCATAGGGAAGCTGAAAGTTGTCCAAGGATGCACACAATCTGGAGGCTAGAGCGCTGGCGGAGCAGCATGCTTCTCCTAATCGGACTGGCCTTGTGCGTCCTTCGGGCCCCTGGATGCAGTGCCACGGACACGGACATTGCGCTGGACGCCAAGGCCACGCTCAATCACCGGATCCAGAGCCTGGATCTGCTGGTCTTCGTGTTCCTACTGGCACTCACAGTGCTCACTATTTGGCTGTTCAAACATCATCGCGTCTCCTGGCTCCACGAGACCGGATTGGCCGTCATCTACG GCCTGATTGTGGGAGCAATTATACGGTATGCCGGCACCTCCGCCACTTTGGTTCACATGCAGGTGGAGCCTCAAGGAGTTCCAACGTACAGCGATAAATTGCCGCCTGATACACTTTGGTTTAGG TACCCTGTTAACCAAACAAATAGCACAAAGCTACCCGAGGGAATTAAGACATATGCCTACGTGTTTCGCGGACAGGTACACGATGTGgatgaaaatgaaatcgaTCTTAAGGCTACGTTCGATCCGGAGGTCTTTTTCAATATCATCCTGCCCccaattatattttatgctGGCTATAGTTTGAAAAAG aAATACTTCTTTCGCAATCTGGGTGCCATACTTACGTTTGCCATTGTGGGCACGACATTGTCGGCCTTCCTGATCGGAGGCTTCATGTACGGCTGTGTGAAACTGATGCCAAATTACTTGAGTAGCAGTTTCTCATTCCTGGACACCTTATACTTTGGAGCCCTGATATCGCCCACAGATCCGCTCACCATTCTAGCCATATTTAACGATCTTCGGGTCGACGTAAACTTATATGCGCTAGTCTTGGGCGAATCTGTGCTCAACGATGCCGTGGCCATTGTCCTCAGTGG aGCCATTCAAAATTATGGTGAACACTATTCCGATACTGGGGAATTTGAAACTACAGCTTTTCTACGCTCGTTAAGCGACTTCTTCTCTATCTTCTTACTATCTCTGATGATTGGCGCGGCCATGGGATGCTTGACAGCATTG ATGACCAAATTTACTCGGGTTCGAGACTTTCCTTTACTAGAGTCCGCGCTCTTCGTGCTCATGAGCTACAGCACCTTCCTGCTGGCTGAGGCAACAGAACTTACAGGAGTGGTGGCCGTGCTCTTCTGTGGCATCTGCCAGGCTCACTACACGTACAACAACTTATCGGAGGATTCCCGCCAAAGGACAAAACAGATATTCGAGCTCCTGAACTTTCTGGCAGAGAACTTTATCTTTTCCTATATTGGCGTATCGATGTTCACCTTTCCCAAGCATCATTTTGACGCTGGGTTTATTATAACAGCTTTT ATTTGCGCTGCCATAGGAAGGGCCGTGAATGTGTATCCCTTGTCGTGGCTGCTGAACATTAGGCGCAAGCCGAAGATTTCATCAAACTTTCAGCATATGCTGTTCTTTGCTG GACTTCGTGGCGCCATGTCCTTTGCCTTGGCCATCCGAAATACAGTGTCGGATGCACGACAGACTATGCTGACTGCCACATCGCTGATTGTCATCTTTACGGTTGTAATTCAGGGTGGGGCTGCCAATTTCCTGCTGAATTGGTTGAAAATACC CGTTGGCGTGGACGATGAGACTGAACAACTAAATAACTATCAAGTACACAGT GTTTACAATTCAATGGACAATTCACATCCGCAGACG TCTGATGGTTATTTGCAGGATGTGGAGGGCGGTGGGGTAGGTCGCGGAAAGGTGCGCTTGTCCGGTGGAACAGATTCTAACTTGGACACGTCAGTGGACGGTCCGAATGGCAGTTTGGGCGGAGCAAGCAGCGGTCGTCGTCGCAACAGTCACGAGAAGGCCATTCTGGCAAGGATCTGGGGAAACTTCGATACCAA GTACATGAAGCCCTTGCTGACGCACTCGCGACCCACTTTGCTGGAGACACTGCCCGTTTGCTGCAACCCCATTGCCAGGCTGCTTACCACCACGCAGCAGCTAACGCAG GATGGTAGCGAGTTCAGGCGCGtggactcggactcggacATTTGCATAGACAATGATACCGGGAACGGTCTTAGCCAGGATGCAACCGGAGCGGTTCCGGGTTCGGGTGTGGGCGTGGGGCGGCGGAACTCGCTGAGTCGC GTTGGAGGCGATCATCGAAATGCTTACATATAA
- the LOC6527049 gene encoding sodium/hydrogen exchanger 6 isoform X6 → MSHGDVDPELEMTSPHWMHREAESCPRMHTIWRLERWRSSMLLLIGLALCVLRAPGCSATDTDIALDAKATLNHRIQSLDLLVFVFLLALTVLTIWLFKHHRVSWLHETGLAVIYGLIVGAIIRYAGTSATLVHMQVEPQGVPTYSDKLPPDTLWFRYPVNQTNSTKLPEGIKTYAYVFRGQVHDVDENEIDLKATFDPEVFFNIILPPIIFYAGYSLKKKYFFRNLGAILTFAIVGTTLSAFLIGGFMYGCVKLMPNYLSSSFSFLDTLYFGALISPTDPLTILAIFNDLRVDVNLYALVLGESVLNDAVAIVLSGAIQNYGEHYSDTGEFETTAFLRSLSDFFSIFLLSLMIGAAMGCLTALMTKFTRVRDFPLLESALFVLMSYSTFLLAEATELTGVVAVLFCGICQAHYTYNNLSEDSRQRTKQIFELLNFLAENFIFSYIGVSMFTFPKHHFDAGFIITAFICAAIGRAVNVYPLSWLLNIRRKPKISSNFQHMLFFAGLRGAMSFALAIRNTVSDARQTMLTATSLIVIFTVVIQGGAANFLLNWLKIPVGVDDETEQLNNYQVHSSDGYLQDVEGGGVGRGKVRLSGGTDSNLDTSVDGPNGSLGGASSGRRRNSHEKAILARIWGNFDTKYMKPLLTHSRPTLLETLPVCCNPIARLLTTTQQLTQDGSEFRRVDSDSDICIDNDTGNGLSQDATGAVPGSGVGVGRRNSLSRMEILEHVQSPVSTRIRLLGFYGKKL, encoded by the exons ATGTCCCACGGCGATGTGGACCCAGAGTTAGAGATGACATCGCCCCACTGGATGCATAGGGAAGCTGAAAGTTGTCCAAGGATGCACACAATCTGGAGGCTAGAGCGCTGGCGGAGCAGCATGCTTCTCCTAATCGGACTGGCCTTGTGCGTCCTTCGGGCCCCTGGATGCAGTGCCACGGACACGGACATTGCGCTGGACGCCAAGGCCACGCTCAATCACCGGATCCAGAGCCTGGATCTGCTGGTCTTCGTGTTCCTACTGGCACTCACAGTGCTCACTATTTGGCTGTTCAAACATCATCGCGTCTCCTGGCTCCACGAGACCGGATTGGCCGTCATCTACG GCCTGATTGTGGGAGCAATTATACGGTATGCCGGCACCTCCGCCACTTTGGTTCACATGCAGGTGGAGCCTCAAGGAGTTCCAACGTACAGCGATAAATTGCCGCCTGATACACTTTGGTTTAGG TACCCTGTTAACCAAACAAATAGCACAAAGCTACCCGAGGGAATTAAGACATATGCCTACGTGTTTCGCGGACAGGTACACGATGTGgatgaaaatgaaatcgaTCTTAAGGCTACGTTCGATCCGGAGGTCTTTTTCAATATCATCCTGCCCccaattatattttatgctGGCTATAGTTTGAAAAAG aAATACTTCTTTCGCAATCTGGGTGCCATACTTACGTTTGCCATTGTGGGCACGACATTGTCGGCCTTCCTGATCGGAGGCTTCATGTACGGCTGTGTGAAACTGATGCCAAATTACTTGAGTAGCAGTTTCTCATTCCTGGACACCTTATACTTTGGAGCCCTGATATCGCCCACAGATCCGCTCACCATTCTAGCCATATTTAACGATCTTCGGGTCGACGTAAACTTATATGCGCTAGTCTTGGGCGAATCTGTGCTCAACGATGCCGTGGCCATTGTCCTCAGTGG aGCCATTCAAAATTATGGTGAACACTATTCCGATACTGGGGAATTTGAAACTACAGCTTTTCTACGCTCGTTAAGCGACTTCTTCTCTATCTTCTTACTATCTCTGATGATTGGCGCGGCCATGGGATGCTTGACAGCATTG ATGACCAAATTTACTCGGGTTCGAGACTTTCCTTTACTAGAGTCCGCGCTCTTCGTGCTCATGAGCTACAGCACCTTCCTGCTGGCTGAGGCAACAGAACTTACAGGAGTGGTGGCCGTGCTCTTCTGTGGCATCTGCCAGGCTCACTACACGTACAACAACTTATCGGAGGATTCCCGCCAAAGGACAAAACAGATATTCGAGCTCCTGAACTTTCTGGCAGAGAACTTTATCTTTTCCTATATTGGCGTATCGATGTTCACCTTTCCCAAGCATCATTTTGACGCTGGGTTTATTATAACAGCTTTT ATTTGCGCTGCCATAGGAAGGGCCGTGAATGTGTATCCCTTGTCGTGGCTGCTGAACATTAGGCGCAAGCCGAAGATTTCATCAAACTTTCAGCATATGCTGTTCTTTGCTG GACTTCGTGGCGCCATGTCCTTTGCCTTGGCCATCCGAAATACAGTGTCGGATGCACGACAGACTATGCTGACTGCCACATCGCTGATTGTCATCTTTACGGTTGTAATTCAGGGTGGGGCTGCCAATTTCCTGCTGAATTGGTTGAAAATACC CGTTGGCGTGGACGATGAGACTGAACAACTAAATAACTATCAAGTACACAGT TCTGATGGTTATTTGCAGGATGTGGAGGGCGGTGGGGTAGGTCGCGGAAAGGTGCGCTTGTCCGGTGGAACAGATTCTAACTTGGACACGTCAGTGGACGGTCCGAATGGCAGTTTGGGCGGAGCAAGCAGCGGTCGTCGTCGCAACAGTCACGAGAAGGCCATTCTGGCAAGGATCTGGGGAAACTTCGATACCAA GTACATGAAGCCCTTGCTGACGCACTCGCGACCCACTTTGCTGGAGACACTGCCCGTTTGCTGCAACCCCATTGCCAGGCTGCTTACCACCACGCAGCAGCTAACGCAG GATGGTAGCGAGTTCAGGCGCGtggactcggactcggacATTTGCATAGACAATGATACCGGGAACGGTCTTAGCCAGGATGCAACCGGAGCGGTTCCGGGTTCGGGTGTGGGCGTGGGGCGGCGGAACTCGCTGAGTCGC ATGGAGATTCTGGAGCATGTCCAAAGTCCGGTATCGACGAGAATCCGGCTCTTAGGATTTTACGGAAAAAAGTTATAA
- the LOC6527049 gene encoding sodium/hydrogen exchanger 6 isoform X10, protein MSHGDVDPELEMTSPHWMHREAESCPRMHTIWRLERWRSSMLLLIGLALCVLRAPGCSATDTDIALDAKATLNHRIQSLDLLVFVFLLALTVLTIWLFKHHRVSWLHETGLAVIYGLIVGAIIRYAGTSATLVHMQVEPQGVPTYSDKLPPDTLWFRYPVNQTNSTKLPEGIKTYAYVFRGQVHDVDENEIDLKATFDPEVFFNIILPPIIFYAGYSLKKKYFFRNLGAILTFAIVGTTLSAFLIGGFMYGCVKLMPNYLSSSFSFLDTLYFGALISPTDPLTILAIFNDLRVDVNLYALVLGESVLNDAVAIVLSGAIQNYGEHYSDTGEFETTAFLRSLSDFFSIFLLSLMIGAAMGCLTALMTKFTRVRDFPLLESALFVLMSYSTFLLAEATELTGVVAVLFCGICQAHYTYNNLSEDSRQRTKQIFELLNFLAENFIFSYIGVSMFTFPKHHFDAGFIITAFICAAIGRAVNVYPLSWLLNIRRKPKISSNFQHMLFFAGLRGAMSFALAIRNTVSDARQTMLTATSLIVIFTVVIQGGAANFLLNWLKIPVGVDDETEQLNNYQVHSDVEGGGVGRGKVRLSGGTDSNLDTSVDGPNGSLGGASSGRRRNSHEKAILARIWGNFDTKYMKPLLTHSRPTLLETLPVCCNPIARLLTTTQQLTQDGSEFRRVDSDSDICIDNDTGNGLSQDATGAVPGSGVGVGRRNSLSRMEILEHVQSPVSTRIRLLGFYGKKL, encoded by the exons ATGTCCCACGGCGATGTGGACCCAGAGTTAGAGATGACATCGCCCCACTGGATGCATAGGGAAGCTGAAAGTTGTCCAAGGATGCACACAATCTGGAGGCTAGAGCGCTGGCGGAGCAGCATGCTTCTCCTAATCGGACTGGCCTTGTGCGTCCTTCGGGCCCCTGGATGCAGTGCCACGGACACGGACATTGCGCTGGACGCCAAGGCCACGCTCAATCACCGGATCCAGAGCCTGGATCTGCTGGTCTTCGTGTTCCTACTGGCACTCACAGTGCTCACTATTTGGCTGTTCAAACATCATCGCGTCTCCTGGCTCCACGAGACCGGATTGGCCGTCATCTACG GCCTGATTGTGGGAGCAATTATACGGTATGCCGGCACCTCCGCCACTTTGGTTCACATGCAGGTGGAGCCTCAAGGAGTTCCAACGTACAGCGATAAATTGCCGCCTGATACACTTTGGTTTAGG TACCCTGTTAACCAAACAAATAGCACAAAGCTACCCGAGGGAATTAAGACATATGCCTACGTGTTTCGCGGACAGGTACACGATGTGgatgaaaatgaaatcgaTCTTAAGGCTACGTTCGATCCGGAGGTCTTTTTCAATATCATCCTGCCCccaattatattttatgctGGCTATAGTTTGAAAAAG aAATACTTCTTTCGCAATCTGGGTGCCATACTTACGTTTGCCATTGTGGGCACGACATTGTCGGCCTTCCTGATCGGAGGCTTCATGTACGGCTGTGTGAAACTGATGCCAAATTACTTGAGTAGCAGTTTCTCATTCCTGGACACCTTATACTTTGGAGCCCTGATATCGCCCACAGATCCGCTCACCATTCTAGCCATATTTAACGATCTTCGGGTCGACGTAAACTTATATGCGCTAGTCTTGGGCGAATCTGTGCTCAACGATGCCGTGGCCATTGTCCTCAGTGG aGCCATTCAAAATTATGGTGAACACTATTCCGATACTGGGGAATTTGAAACTACAGCTTTTCTACGCTCGTTAAGCGACTTCTTCTCTATCTTCTTACTATCTCTGATGATTGGCGCGGCCATGGGATGCTTGACAGCATTG ATGACCAAATTTACTCGGGTTCGAGACTTTCCTTTACTAGAGTCCGCGCTCTTCGTGCTCATGAGCTACAGCACCTTCCTGCTGGCTGAGGCAACAGAACTTACAGGAGTGGTGGCCGTGCTCTTCTGTGGCATCTGCCAGGCTCACTACACGTACAACAACTTATCGGAGGATTCCCGCCAAAGGACAAAACAGATATTCGAGCTCCTGAACTTTCTGGCAGAGAACTTTATCTTTTCCTATATTGGCGTATCGATGTTCACCTTTCCCAAGCATCATTTTGACGCTGGGTTTATTATAACAGCTTTT ATTTGCGCTGCCATAGGAAGGGCCGTGAATGTGTATCCCTTGTCGTGGCTGCTGAACATTAGGCGCAAGCCGAAGATTTCATCAAACTTTCAGCATATGCTGTTCTTTGCTG GACTTCGTGGCGCCATGTCCTTTGCCTTGGCCATCCGAAATACAGTGTCGGATGCACGACAGACTATGCTGACTGCCACATCGCTGATTGTCATCTTTACGGTTGTAATTCAGGGTGGGGCTGCCAATTTCCTGCTGAATTGGTTGAAAATACC CGTTGGCGTGGACGATGAGACTGAACAACTAAATAACTATCAAGTACACAGT GATGTGGAGGGCGGTGGGGTAGGTCGCGGAAAGGTGCGCTTGTCCGGTGGAACAGATTCTAACTTGGACACGTCAGTGGACGGTCCGAATGGCAGTTTGGGCGGAGCAAGCAGCGGTCGTCGTCGCAACAGTCACGAGAAGGCCATTCTGGCAAGGATCTGGGGAAACTTCGATACCAA GTACATGAAGCCCTTGCTGACGCACTCGCGACCCACTTTGCTGGAGACACTGCCCGTTTGCTGCAACCCCATTGCCAGGCTGCTTACCACCACGCAGCAGCTAACGCAG GATGGTAGCGAGTTCAGGCGCGtggactcggactcggacATTTGCATAGACAATGATACCGGGAACGGTCTTAGCCAGGATGCAACCGGAGCGGTTCCGGGTTCGGGTGTGGGCGTGGGGCGGCGGAACTCGCTGAGTCGC ATGGAGATTCTGGAGCATGTCCAAAGTCCGGTATCGACGAGAATCCGGCTCTTAGGATTTTACGGAAAAAAGTTATAA
- the LOC6527049 gene encoding sodium/hydrogen exchanger 6 isoform X9 gives MSHGDVDPELEMTSPHWMHREAESCPRMHTIWRLERWRSSMLLLIGLALCVLRAPGCSATDTDIALDAKATLNHRIQSLDLLVFVFLLALTVLTIWLFKHHRVSWLHETGLAVIYGLIVGAIIRYAGTSATLVHMQVEPQGVPTYSDKLPPDTLWFRYPVNQTNSTKLPEGIKTYAYVFRGQVHDVDENEIDLKATFDPEVFFNIILPPIIFYAGYSLKKKYFFRNLGAILTFAIVGTTLSAFLIGGFMYGCVKLMPNYLSSSFSFLDTLYFGALISPTDPLTILAIFNDLRVDVNLYALVLGESVLNDAVAIVLSGAIQNYGEHYSDTGEFETTAFLRSLSDFFSIFLLSLMIGAAMGCLTALMTKFTRVRDFPLLESALFVLMSYSTFLLAEATELTGVVAVLFCGICQAHYTYNNLSEDSRQRTKQIFELLNFLAENFIFSYIGVSMFTFPKHHFDAGFIITAFICAAIGRAVNVYPLSWLLNIRRKPKISSNFQHMLFFAGLRGAMSFALAIRNTVSDARQTMLTATSLIVIFTVVIQGGAANFLLNWLKIPVGVDDETEQLNNYQVHSTDVEGGGVGRGKVRLSGGTDSNLDTSVDGPNGSLGGASSGRRRNSHEKAILARIWGNFDTKYMKPLLTHSRPTLLETLPVCCNPIARLLTTTQQLTQDGSEFRRVDSDSDICIDNDTGNGLSQDATGAVPGSGVGVGRRNSLSRMEILEHVQSPVSTRIRLLGFYGKKL, from the exons ATGTCCCACGGCGATGTGGACCCAGAGTTAGAGATGACATCGCCCCACTGGATGCATAGGGAAGCTGAAAGTTGTCCAAGGATGCACACAATCTGGAGGCTAGAGCGCTGGCGGAGCAGCATGCTTCTCCTAATCGGACTGGCCTTGTGCGTCCTTCGGGCCCCTGGATGCAGTGCCACGGACACGGACATTGCGCTGGACGCCAAGGCCACGCTCAATCACCGGATCCAGAGCCTGGATCTGCTGGTCTTCGTGTTCCTACTGGCACTCACAGTGCTCACTATTTGGCTGTTCAAACATCATCGCGTCTCCTGGCTCCACGAGACCGGATTGGCCGTCATCTACG GCCTGATTGTGGGAGCAATTATACGGTATGCCGGCACCTCCGCCACTTTGGTTCACATGCAGGTGGAGCCTCAAGGAGTTCCAACGTACAGCGATAAATTGCCGCCTGATACACTTTGGTTTAGG TACCCTGTTAACCAAACAAATAGCACAAAGCTACCCGAGGGAATTAAGACATATGCCTACGTGTTTCGCGGACAGGTACACGATGTGgatgaaaatgaaatcgaTCTTAAGGCTACGTTCGATCCGGAGGTCTTTTTCAATATCATCCTGCCCccaattatattttatgctGGCTATAGTTTGAAAAAG aAATACTTCTTTCGCAATCTGGGTGCCATACTTACGTTTGCCATTGTGGGCACGACATTGTCGGCCTTCCTGATCGGAGGCTTCATGTACGGCTGTGTGAAACTGATGCCAAATTACTTGAGTAGCAGTTTCTCATTCCTGGACACCTTATACTTTGGAGCCCTGATATCGCCCACAGATCCGCTCACCATTCTAGCCATATTTAACGATCTTCGGGTCGACGTAAACTTATATGCGCTAGTCTTGGGCGAATCTGTGCTCAACGATGCCGTGGCCATTGTCCTCAGTGG aGCCATTCAAAATTATGGTGAACACTATTCCGATACTGGGGAATTTGAAACTACAGCTTTTCTACGCTCGTTAAGCGACTTCTTCTCTATCTTCTTACTATCTCTGATGATTGGCGCGGCCATGGGATGCTTGACAGCATTG ATGACCAAATTTACTCGGGTTCGAGACTTTCCTTTACTAGAGTCCGCGCTCTTCGTGCTCATGAGCTACAGCACCTTCCTGCTGGCTGAGGCAACAGAACTTACAGGAGTGGTGGCCGTGCTCTTCTGTGGCATCTGCCAGGCTCACTACACGTACAACAACTTATCGGAGGATTCCCGCCAAAGGACAAAACAGATATTCGAGCTCCTGAACTTTCTGGCAGAGAACTTTATCTTTTCCTATATTGGCGTATCGATGTTCACCTTTCCCAAGCATCATTTTGACGCTGGGTTTATTATAACAGCTTTT ATTTGCGCTGCCATAGGAAGGGCCGTGAATGTGTATCCCTTGTCGTGGCTGCTGAACATTAGGCGCAAGCCGAAGATTTCATCAAACTTTCAGCATATGCTGTTCTTTGCTG GACTTCGTGGCGCCATGTCCTTTGCCTTGGCCATCCGAAATACAGTGTCGGATGCACGACAGACTATGCTGACTGCCACATCGCTGATTGTCATCTTTACGGTTGTAATTCAGGGTGGGGCTGCCAATTTCCTGCTGAATTGGTTGAAAATACC CGTTGGCGTGGACGATGAGACTGAACAACTAAATAACTATCAAGTACACAGT ACG GATGTGGAGGGCGGTGGGGTAGGTCGCGGAAAGGTGCGCTTGTCCGGTGGAACAGATTCTAACTTGGACACGTCAGTGGACGGTCCGAATGGCAGTTTGGGCGGAGCAAGCAGCGGTCGTCGTCGCAACAGTCACGAGAAGGCCATTCTGGCAAGGATCTGGGGAAACTTCGATACCAA GTACATGAAGCCCTTGCTGACGCACTCGCGACCCACTTTGCTGGAGACACTGCCCGTTTGCTGCAACCCCATTGCCAGGCTGCTTACCACCACGCAGCAGCTAACGCAG GATGGTAGCGAGTTCAGGCGCGtggactcggactcggacATTTGCATAGACAATGATACCGGGAACGGTCTTAGCCAGGATGCAACCGGAGCGGTTCCGGGTTCGGGTGTGGGCGTGGGGCGGCGGAACTCGCTGAGTCGC ATGGAGATTCTGGAGCATGTCCAAAGTCCGGTATCGACGAGAATCCGGCTCTTAGGATTTTACGGAAAAAAGTTATAA